A genome region from Neofelis nebulosa isolate mNeoNeb1 chromosome 14, mNeoNeb1.pri, whole genome shotgun sequence includes the following:
- the CHCHD7 gene encoding coiled-coil-helix-coiled-coil-helix domain-containing protein 7 isoform X1 yields the protein MPMGARRLRDPDINPCLSESDASTRCMDENNYDREKCSTYFLKYKNCRKFWNSVMIQRRQNGVQPSMPTAAERDEILGAMGKMPY from the exons ATGCCTATGGGAGCACGGCGGCTGAGAGATCCAGACATAAACCCTTGCTTGTCG GAATCTGATGCTTCTACCAGATGTATGGATGAAAATAACTATGACAGGGAAAAGTGTTCCACTTACTTCCTGAAGTACAAAAACTGCCGGAAATTCTGG AATTCTGTCATGATCCAGAGAAGACAGAACGGAGTGCAGCCGTCTATGCCTACAGCAGCAGAAAGAGACGAGATCTTGGGGGCCATGGGAAAGATGCCCTACTGA
- the CHCHD7 gene encoding coiled-coil-helix-coiled-coil-helix domain-containing protein 7 isoform X2 gives MPMGARRLRDPDINPCLSLPLHPLNDAYLAYLRNLMLLPDVWMKITMTGKSVPLTS, from the exons ATGCCTATGGGAGCACGGCGGCTGAGAGATCCAGACATAAACCCTTGCTTGTCG ctcccaCTCCACCCCCTAAATGATGCCTATCTCGCATATTTAAGGAATCTGATGCTTCTACCAGATGTATGGATGAAAATAACTATGACAGGGAAAAGTGTTCCACTTACTTCCTGA